The Silurus meridionalis isolate SWU-2019-XX chromosome 16, ASM1480568v1, whole genome shotgun sequence genome has a segment encoding these proteins:
- the LOC124398840 gene encoding complement C1q tumor necrosis factor-related protein 7, with product MRGKNTKGLKMRVIVGIMCLCHCVVGQMLVAKAKPTVPRFICSIPGLPGTPGKPGPPGPTGDEGHVGIPGRDGRDGRKGEKGEKGETGIRGKFGPTGNIGERGERGPTGKRGPEGESGDMGHLGPQGRPGLRGAKGQRGPQGVPGKCLCGSLVPKSAFSVAITSSYPAEQAPIKFNKVLFDEGGHYNPETGKFICAYPGIYYFSYDITLANKHLAIGLVQNGKFRIKTYDANTGNHDVASGSTVIFLNPEDEVWLEIFFKDQNGLFSDPSWADSLFSGFLLYAETSYLDALSEDYS from the exons atgaggggaaaaaacacaaaag GTCTGAAGATGCGGGTGATTGTGGGCATCATGTGTCTGTGCCATTGTGTAGTTGGTCAGATGTTGGTAGCCAAAGCAAAGCCAACTGTACCGCGGTTTATTTGCAGCATCCCCGGTTTACCAGGAACACCAGGAAAGCCGGGACCACCTGGGCCTACGGGGGATGAAGGTCACGTCGGAATTCCGGGAAGAGACGGCAGGGACGGTCGGAAAGGAGAGAAAGGCGAGAAGGGGGAAACTG GAATTAGAGGAAAATTTGGGCCAACTGGCAACATCGGCGAGCGTGGAGAAAGAGGTCCGACAGGTAAGCGAGGCCCAGAGGGCGAAAGCGGAGACATGGGACATCTAGGACCCCAAGGACGGCCTGGACTGAGAGGTGCAAAGGGCCAAAGGGGCCCACAAGGAGTACCAGGCAAATGCCTCTGTGGCAGCCTGGTACCAAAGTCAGCCTTCTCGGTGGCTATCACCAGCAGCTACCCGGCAGAACAAGCGCCAATCAAGTTCAACAAAGTCCTGTTCGACGAGGGCGGCCATTACAACCCGGAGACAGGCAAATTCATTTGTGCGTATCCCGGCATCTATTACTTTTCCTACGACATCACACTGGCCAATAAGCACTTAGCTATCGGCTTGGTCCAGAACGGGAAGTTTCGCATCAAGACGTATGACGCAAACACAGGGAATCACGACGTCGCTTCCGGATCAACTGTGATATTCCTCAACCCAGAGGACGAGGTGTGGCTGGAGATCTTCTTTAAGGACCAGAACGGCCTGTTTTCGGATCCGAGCTGGGCCGACAGTCTCTTTTCAGGGTTTCTGCTTTATGCCGAAACAAGTTATCTGGATGCACTTTCGGAGGACTATTCTTAG